TTCTCTCTTTTCCATCCTCCAATCTCTAGCGGCTCCTACTGGTGGAAACTATCATAGATCCAGCtatgaaagaaattttatttccagaGCCTAAACTTAGCATCAGAAAACAAATTAGAGAAAGTAAGAATGTGATACCAAAAGACaacatataaatgacattttttgtTTATCCCACTTTTAATAATACTAAGATTAATCATTAACTTCAGGTGGTTTCAGCCTAATCTATTATCATGTTCTCAATGTTTCATTCCATGGTTTTATCATCCATTGGTTATTGTCACCTACATTTGTTATTCCATTTGGAGTTACAGCAATTTTCTGATTTTAGCACCTTTGTGCACTTATTATATGGAATTCTATAAAGAAGAATGTGGATTACTATTTGGTTATCCTAGAGTTTGTAAGAGAAAGGCGGGAAAAATCTTGATTATTCTTCTTTATCAATTTTCAGTTGGTGACCTAACAACCTCCAAAGATGACCAATGAGTTGGTTGCTTTTGTTAGTATTAGAAACTCAGAACTTTTGCTTATATATCTGAAGAGTTTTTTAATCCATCACAGGCATTATTCTGATATTCAGATTTGTCTCATCTTAGGTCAGTGGGAAACTTCAtagtattgttttatatatttttatttattctgggtTATTCTTGAAAAAATGTCAAGTATGTCCAATTTAATTTTCCCCCCTCATTTGACTTTAAATCTCTCAGATCTTGGAAGAAATTTGCAAGTTATTTTTCACTTTCCCACTTAGTAAGCCGCTAATAAACACTTGAATTGTCCACTATTAAGCCACCTTATGGAAACATTCCTAAGTGGTCTCTCAACAgtgcaaacatttttaaaagccaatttTAATTACAGAATTTAATCAAGTTATTCAACTCTAACCAAATCTTCAAGTCCAGTCTTGAAATTTTCGGTATGATGTGTGCTGCttaggggaaaaataaataaaaaagaaatcacaatgcAAAAAGTAAATAGAATAGAATTATGCAATTTAGAAAGGAAGAACTTTAAGATTTTAAATCCAtgtgtttttctaaaataaaggaacataattttttttcctaaaatggatTCAGTTTAGACTTTACTCTTGTAACAATGACCATCACTATAGAGTAAGAGAGCACCTACGGAATAAAATATGGATTTTGGTACTCACCTTCTTAGGCAAGCCTCTTTTCCCCCAGAAAGAGTTAATAGTCCTTTGGTCTGCATTAATATTGTTGTTTATTCATATGTAGGTTAAGAAATAGGTAAATTTCAGCACCTCCAACCAGATGCCCAGGCCAGAACTTGGGGAGATTTCCCaggcttctccttctcctctgagGTGCAATTGATATGACTTCTTAAGATCTCTCCAATCCTTGCCCTCTTTTCTTTCCATCCACTAGTGTAATTTACACTTTCAGCTTAACTGAACTCCTGTATGTCTCCAGTCTTTAACTTCAGTTTGCACATTACCATTAAAGTAATCTTTCTACAAATGGGTTAtttcacagcctttttttttttttatttttatttttagatctgtatcagtggcatatggaggttcccaggctaggggtcaaatcagagctgtagctgccagcctacaccacagccacagcaaatccagatccttaacccactgagcgaggccaggaatcaaacctgcaacctcatagatcctagtcagattcttttccactgtgccacaacgggaattcctatttcaCAGCTCTTGATTAAAATCCTTAAACAGCTCCTCTTtaccttaagggaaaaaaagccaaatttCTTAACCTGGACTATAAGACTTTTCATGATCTGATCTCTATATAACTTTCTGCCTTCTTCTTTCCTGGCTCCTATGTCATTCCCAGACCCCCTCACATCCCATTCTCAATGATCCAGCAATGAACAACTGGCAGAATGGACTGCACTAGGCAGTAAGGCCTTTCTGCATTTGAACATAGATCTTATTTTACTTAGaaacttcttctctttcttcaaatAGTTAATACAGATTCATCCTTCCAAAGTCAGCCCTGATATTACCACCTCTGGGAAGCCTTGCCTGATCTCCCTCAGCTGCCTCCATAGTCCTGTGTGGTTCCATGGTAGATGGTCCATCACCACAGTGCTCACTACACTATATGACATTTACTATCTTTCATgagcatctatctatctatctatctatctatctatatctatctacctatctatctatatatatagatagtctttttagggccgcacctgaggcatatggaagttcccaggtcaggggttgaattggagcttcagctgctggcctacaccacatccacagcaacacgggatctgagcaactacaccacagctcatggcaacactggatccttaactcactgagcaaggccagggatcaaacccttgtcctcttggatactagtcaggttcgttgcaactgagccatgacaggaactcaatcCTCATATATTTAATCTTATCCCTAGCACACAGCACCATGTTTTGAGTATTCCCTCAGCGAATGCTGagagaataaacaaataattgcACAATGTTAACCCAGcattttcaaaacacattttttcagAGTAATTTTACCTATTATACTACCACCAAAAATAGAGTttcctgttgttccacatcctttCAAATGCTTAATATTCTtagatacaaatttaaaatattgtggaGGGTGGGTCTTTAGTGATATCTCATCCTAGTTTTCAATGTCATTAATATGCTAATAGATATAGTATTAAGGAAagtctcccccccccacctctacTTATTAATATTTCCtgaaacagcaaatgcaaaggctcTGCAGTTAGACTTTTTCAAGGAATGGTAAAAAAGCCAGTGACTGTGGAGCAAGAGGCAGAACCATAGTCAAGATCTTGGAATGATCCCATCATTGGTTCTCAAGTTTTGGTATTCATGTGAAAACCCAGTGTGCTTGTTAAAATTGGACATtcttggacttcccgtgtggctcacaacattacttggcattgcttctacagtggcggTGGCTGGACCTCTAGctcgggaacttctatatgccgcaggccacttgtttaaaaaaaattttttttaaataataaaaaataaaaaaattaaattgaacatTCTTGGGTTGCATgccccagaaattctgattcagtagttcaGAACTCGGGCCCTAATATCTGTATTTAAAATAAGCTTGTCAAGTAATTCTGACCCAGTTTGCTTATGGTCTACAGAATAAGAAACACTGTTTAGAGAATTAGGTTTCTTCCTAAATGAGCACAGTATTACATATTACAATGTCGTTTAAGAGATTGTTTTTCCTATAATCCGGTTAAAACGTTAAAACTGTGATTTTCTCTCTTCATGGGTACATGCAGCAGCatgttacaaaattaaaattaagccCATTTGGAGATGTTTAAGATAACCTTACAGTAAGCAAAGGCCTTTCATCATGTTGCAAACCCAAGAGTAATTATGTGGAAGTGGTATGGTGAAAGAGCATTGGTGCTGCTTTCAGAAGTGGTGGATTTGAGATTCAGGCTGTGTCATTTTAGGCAAATCCCTTAACTTCCATGAATTTCTATTCTCATCTAAAGTTAGTATAATACATATCCTACTAACCTTGAAAACCTGTATAACCATCAAAATGAAGAGTGGCAGGGCACTAATACAAAAGTAAGATCTAATCATTGTTACAGGAATGATCATTGTTTTTGATTAACACACATGAgttaaagaaataacatttagaCTCGGGGGCATTTATTTCGTAGAATAATCTCAGCAGCTTCCTACTAAAAAACTGTGAAAGCATTTTACCATTTGCAAAGAAAGTCTCAAGTGACATGACCATGGGTACAAAATCAATTTAGAGACAAGACCAGGATTCTAGTGTTCTGATTACTATCCCAGGTCACTCCCCACCATACTTTcctcatttgtctttctcattttgtaTTATAATCCATAGGCCAAATGACTCTGGCACACACCTGagactgagaaccactgctttgggTAAAGTTCATCTATGTTTAGCATACATCTGtacttctttccattttatggctgaataaaattttattgaatggacatactgcattaaaaaaaaaaaaaagaaccactgctTTACTGCATTTGGTGTAGTGGTGGGGTGGTAATCATTGCCTTTATCTTTTATTACACTTATTTgataaacagctttattgaggtattacTTACATACCATAAAAATCACCAATCTAAActgtacaattcaatggtttttaataCACAGAGTTGTGCAgttatcaccacaatcaattccTCATTTTCACACCCATCCACCCCCGCCACCGCCCCAGTACTCATCTATATTCTTCTTTTCCCTCAACCACTGCCAAACACTAATTTACATTCTGTATGGATTTGCCTGGTTAAGACTGTTCCTATAATTGGAATTACACAACACGTAACATTTTATgatcttctttcacttagcagttTTCAAGGAGTAcctaattgttttaaaattagcaGTGTAACAATAGATAGTTTAGAAATaaaccagaagggaaaaaaatcacccataattCCATCCTAATACAATCaacagcatacttttttttttctcttctgcggCTGCACTCTCATCTCATTGGAAAAAAGATGGAGGGTGACCCTCCCCGCCACcgggctccccacccccccccgcccatcTCCACCCGGCGCCTTGATGACGTCACTATTTCGAGCCTcagaccacccctcccccaccgccctccctccctgtcGCGGTGGCTTTGACAGAACGCGATGGCGGCGTCCGGGTCTGCGGGAGTACCGGCGACTGTGTCGGGAAAGCAAGAGTTTTACCAGCTTCTGAAAAACCTGATCAATCCAAGCTGTATGGTGCGGAGGCAGGCAGAAGAAATCTATGAAAATATCCCAGGTCTGTGTAAGACTACATTCCTCTTAGATGCCGTCAGAAATAGAAGAGCAGGTTTTGAGGTGAGACAAATGGCTGCCGCACTGCTACGACGGCTTTTGTCATCTGGGTTTGAGGAAGTCTATCCAAATCTGCCTTCTGATGTTCAGAGGGACGTCAAGATTGAACTAATACTGGCCGTTAAGTTAGAAACACATGCTAGCATGAGGAAAAAACTTTGTGATATTTTTGCAGTGCTGGCGAGGAATTTGATAGATGAGGATGGCACTAACCACTGGCCGGAAGGTCTGAAGTTCCTTATTGATTCAATCCACTCTAAAAATGTTGTTCTATGGGAAGTTGCACTTCACGTTTTTTGGCACTTTCCTGGAATTTTTGGGAACCAAGAGCGGCATGATTTGGATATCATCAAACGGTTGTTGGACCAGTGTATTCAAGATCAAGAACATCCAGCAATCAGGACATTATctgctagagctgcagctgcatttgTACTTGCTAATGAGAATAATATTGCTCTTTTCAAAGACTTTGCAGACTTGCTTCCTGGAATCTTACAGGCTGTGAATGATTCATGCTACCAGGATGATGATTCAGTGCTAGAGTCCCTTGTTGAGATTGCAGATACTGTACCTAAATATTTGGGTCCTTATTTAGAAGATACTCTTCAATTGAGTCTAAAGTTATGTGGAGACTCCAGACTTAGTAATCTGCAACGCCAGCTGGCTCTTGAAGTGATAGTGACTTTATCTGAAACTGCAACCCCAATGttgaaaaaacatacaaatattatTGCACAGGCAATTCCTCATATATTAGCAATGATGGTTGATCTTCAAGATGATGAGGACTGGGTAAATGCTGATGAAATGGAAGAAGATGATTTTGACAGCAATGCAGTTGCTGCTGAGAGTGCACTAGATAGACTGGCTTGTGGGCTCGGTGGAAAACTTGTTTTACCAATGACTAAGGAGCATATCATGCAGATGCTTCAGAGCCCTGACTGGAAATATCGACATGCTGGATTAATGGCCTTATCTGCTATTGGAGAAGGATGCCATCAGCAAATGGAATCAATTCTAGATGAAACAGTTaactctgttttgctttttcttcaggATCCTCATCCAAGGGTGAGGGCTGCAGCCTGTACTACACTTGGACAGATGGCTACAGATTTTGCACCTAACTTCCAAAAGAAATTCCATGAGACGGTGATTGCTGCTCTGTTGCGTACCATGGAAAATCAAGGTAATCAGCGTGTACAGTCACATGCAGCTTCTgcacttattatttttattgaagactGCCCCAAATCATTGCTTGTCCTATATTTGGATAGTATGGTGAGAAATCTACATTCCATCTTGGTGATTAAACTTCAAGAGTTGATTCGCAATGGAACTAAGTTGGCTTTGGAACAGCTTGTGACAACCATTGCCTCAGTTGCAGatacaatagaagaaaaatttgttCCATATTATGATATATTTATGCCCTCACTGAAGCATATTGTTGAGCTTGCTGTTCAAAAGGAACTCAAGCTTCTGAAAGGAAAAACTATTGAATGCATTAGCCATGTTGGTCTTGCCGTTGGGAAGGAAAAATTTATGCAAGATGCATCAAATGTGATGCAACTATTGTTGAAGACACAATCAGACTTAAATAATATGGAAGATGATGACCCTCAGACCTCTTACATGATTTCTGCATGGGCTAGAATGTGTAAAATTCTTGGAAATGATTTTCAACAGTACCTTCCACTAGTTATTGAGCCTCTTATTAAGACTGCTTCAGCTAAACCTGATGTTGCTCTCTTAGACACACAAGATGTGGAGAATATGAGTGATGATGATGGATGGCAATTTGTAAATCTTGGAGACCAGCAAAGTTTTGGAATTAAAACTTCAGGGCTTGAAGCAAAAGCAACTGCTTGCCAGATGTTGGTTTATTATGCTAAGGAGTTAAGGGAAGGATTTGTGGGATATACAGAACAAGTTGTAAAACTGATGGTTCctttactgaaattttatttccatgACAACGTTcgagtggcagcagcagagtcCATGCCTTTTCTTCTGGAATGTGCACGAATTCGTGGCCCAGAGTATCTTTCACAGATGTGGCAGTTCATATGTGATCCCTTAATCAAGGCTATTGGGACTGAACCTGATACAGATGTACTCTCAGAAATAATGAATTCTTTTGCAAAGTCCATTGAAGTAATGGGAGATGGGTGCCTTAATGATGAACACTTGGAAGAGCTGGGAGAAATactaaaagcaaaacttgaaggGCACTTTAAAAACCAAGAATTGAGACAGGttaaaagacaggaagaaaactACGACCAACAAGTTGAAATGTCTCTGCAAGATGAGGATGAATGTGATGTTTATATTCTGACCAAAGTATCAGATATTTTGCACTCATTATTTAGTACTTATAAAGAAAAGATTTTACCATGGTTTGAACAGCTGCTTCCATTAATTGTAAATCTAATTTGTTCTAACAGGCCATGGCCAGACAGACAGTGGGGATTGTGCATATTTGATGATATCATAGAACACTGCAGTCCAACCTCATTTAAATACGTGGAACATTTTCGGTGGCCAATGCTGCTAAATATGCGAGACAACAACCCTGAAGTCAGGCAAGCTGCTGCTTATGGCCTGGGTGTTATGGCACAGTTTGGTGGAGATGATTATCGTTCTTTATGTTCTGAAGCTGTTCCGCTGCTGGTAAAAGTTATTAAGTGTGCAAactccaaaaccaaaaaaaatgtcattgctaCAGAGAACTGTATCTCAGCAGTAGGGAAGATTTTGAGGTTTAAGCCTAACTGTGTAAATGTAGATGAAGTTCTTCCACACTGGTTATCATGGCTTCCATTGCATGAGGATAAAGAGGAAGCTATTCAGACTTTGAGTTTTCTCTGTGACTTAATTGAAAGTAACCACCCGGTTGTACTTGGTCCAAATAATTCTAATCTTCCAAAAATAATCAGTATAATTGCAGAAGGGAAAATTAATGAGACTATTAACTATGAAGAGCCTTGTGCCAAACGCCTAGCTAATGTTGTGCGTCAGGTACAGACTTCTGAAGAATTATGGTTGGAATGCATTTCCCAACTTGATAATGAGCAGCAGGAGGCCTTAGAGGAGTTGCTAAATTTTGCTTGAAGCACTTTACTATTATTTGAATATTCTCTACAATAAAAGTAACTGAAAATAAGTGCTATGAGTGGATTCCATTATGATTGAGAACACTGTTCTCCCCTTGCGAAGCCACTTATGTACCTTCCTCATGTTTCTCCAGAATTAGTCAGTGTTACAGCTTCTGTTCACCTTGCATGTTTTATCTCTTAAACACAAGCCTGGGTGATAACCTGTTCTTCTGTTGTCTTAGAATGTCTGTCACATTTCATCTAGTTCATGTGAAGTATATAAATTGTTGCTGTTTTGTCTGAGTTACTGATGCTGGGCAAGCAGTATATTTGGTATCAAGATGTCATGCTGCCTATCACAAGACACTAAGAGCTCACAGATATGGGATAGGAGAACTTCCACAACAAACATCTTTGGAATTGTGTGTGAAGAATATAGTGGTGGGCTAATTCCTCCTTGATAATACTCCTAATATTCATAGTAACAGAAGGATGCTGAAATTGGAAGAGTTTTGAGATATCACAGTGGATGTGTGCAGTGTTCTCTTATATATGAACTTTGTAATAACGCCCTCCTGAGACTCAGTGAGGTGTATCCATATTCTAGTTCCCAAGGTGTCCAGAgagttagaattttaaaatcttaggctggcctctctctctttttttaaaagttatccaGGCTTCTAAGAACCATGGTTACTGAAAAGGGTGTCCTGGTATATCTAACATTGGTAGCATGTAACATACTGCAACACAGTGTTTGACAAATGGTAAATAATATTTATGGGAGTCGTCAATATTATGTGTTTGAGCagaatattgcattgtatatgtATGCCATTTTCCCCCACAAAGCAGTTCAACAAGAAGAAAAGCCCTGATTGAAATTGGGGCTTAAATAGATTTCTACTTTGGAGAAGTTCTTAATAGATTGTATGGTAGCATTCTAATAGGAGTGTTCTATTGTGATAATGAAAGggaagcaaaattaattttatctttaaacaggaaaaagaaaacagttttaagaCAGTCATTTAGAAGTAGGTGTGCATTGTAAGAAAACAGTTCTATAAATCTAGGGTTAATTACATTAATTGGAATGTTGGTCTTTAATGTCAGGCTTCTTGTAGGATAGGAAAAAATCTTTCTATTCAACAAGTTATTGATCCAAAATTTAAGAACAAATACATCTGTCATGATTTACTGGGGCTACTGTGAGTACTATGTATGTAaagtatttagtaaatatttaagacctaataagtgcttaataaatggtagCTGTATTGTGTTGGTGTTTTTATCTCTGCtgtgttcttttttgtggtttttggAATTCCTTTTGCATTAGAATCTCCCTGTTTCACCTCCTTCCAGTTCATGAGCAGGCCATCTAGGCCATTGTAGACAGAGATAAGAAGTTGAGATTTTAGATGTTAATTCCTGTCCATTCCCTACAATTATTTATTGTtaatgagggaaaaaagaaaaggccattaGGTGCAGTATACTCacaattttaagataaatttttaggagatcctgtcgtggctcagtggaaacgaatctgactagcatccatgaggacgcaggttcgatccctatcctcactcagtgggttaaggatcatggcattgccataagctgtggtgtaggttgcagatgaagctcagatccccagttgctgtggcttcggtgtagccagcagctacagctctgatttgactcctagcctgggaacctccatatgctgtgggtctggccctaaaaaagaaaaagaaagaaaaaaaaaaagataaatttttaaagtgtagatgaataaatagaaaaatcccACCACAAATTATTATAGAGTTTTTGTCTGGATTGTGGGATTAAAAggcagtttttcttttcatttatgttttctaatttaCCTACAACCAATATATTCTGTGTATAAGTTTTTTAAGTCCAAAAAGCTgatcatactttctttttttttttggtctttttagggcggcacctgtggcatatggagtttcccggctagtggtctaatcagagctgttaccgctagcctatgccatagccacagccacggaggatc
The nucleotide sequence above comes from Phacochoerus africanus isolate WHEZ1 chromosome 2, ROS_Pafr_v1, whole genome shotgun sequence. Encoded proteins:
- the RANBP6 gene encoding ran-binding protein 6 isoform X1, with product MAASGSAGVPATVSGKQEFYQLLKNLINPSCMVRRQAEEIYENIPGLCKTTFLLDAVRNRRAGFEVRQMAAALLRRLLSSGFEEVYPNLPSDVQRDVKIELILAVKLETHASMRKKLCDIFAVLARNLIDEDGTNHWPEGLKFLIDSIHSKNVVLWEVALHVFWHFPGIFGNQERHDLDIIKRLLDQCIQDQEHPAIRTLSARAAAAFVLANENNIALFKDFADLLPGILQAVNDSCYQDDDSVLESLVEIADTVPKYLGPYLEDTLQLSLKLCGDSRLSNLQRQLALEVIVTLSETATPMLKKHTNIIAQAIPHILAMMVDLQDDEDWVNADEMEEDDFDSNAVAAESALDRLACGLGGKLVLPMTKEHIMQMLQSPDWKYRHAGLMALSAIGEGCHQQMESILDETVNSVLLFLQDPHPRVRAAACTTLGQMATDFAPNFQKKFHETVIAALLRTMENQGNQRVQSHAASALIIFIEDCPKSLLVLYLDSMVRNLHSILVIKLQELIRNGTKLALEQLVTTIASVADTIEEKFVPYYDIFMPSLKHIVELAVQKELKLLKGKTIECISHVGLAVGKEKFMQDASNVMQLLLKTQSDLNNMEDDDPQTSYMISAWARMCKILGNDFQQYLPLVIEPLIKTASAKPDVALLDTQDVENMSDDDGWQFVNLGDQQSFGIKTSGLEAKATACQMLVYYAKELREGFVGYTEQVVKLMVPLLKFYFHDNVRVAAAESMPFLLECARIRGPEYLSQMWQFICDPLIKAIGTEPDTDVLSEIMNSFAKSIEVMGDGCLNDEHLEELGEILKAKLEGHFKNQELRQVKRQEENYDQQVEMSLQDEDECDVYILTKVSDILHSLFSTYKEKILPWFEQLLPLIVNLICSNRPWPDRQWGLCIFDDIIEHCSPTSFKYVEHFRWPMLLNMRDNNPEVRQAAAYGLGVMAQFGGDDYRSLCSEAVPLLVKVIKCANSKTKKNVIATENCISAVGKILRFKPNCVNVDEVLPHWLSWLPLHEDKEEAIQTLSFLCDLIESNHPVVLGPNNSNLPKIISIIAEGKINETINYEEPCAKRLANVVRQVQTSEELWLECISQLDNEQQEALEELLNFA
- the RANBP6 gene encoding ran-binding protein 6 isoform X2 yields the protein MAASGSAGVPATVSGKQEFYQLLKNLINPSCMVRRQAEEIYENIPGLCKTTFLLDAVRNRRAGFEDPHPRVRAAACTTLGQMATDFAPNFQKKFHETVIAALLRTMENQGNQRVQSHAASALIIFIEDCPKSLLVLYLDSMVRNLHSILVIKLQELIRNGTKLALEQLVTTIASVADTIEEKFVPYYDIFMPSLKHIVELAVQKELKLLKGKTIECISHVGLAVGKEKFMQDASNVMQLLLKTQSDLNNMEDDDPQTSYMISAWARMCKILGNDFQQYLPLVIEPLIKTASAKPDVALLDTQDVENMSDDDGWQFVNLGDQQSFGIKTSGLEAKATACQMLVYYAKELREGFVGYTEQVVKLMVPLLKFYFHDNVRVAAAESMPFLLECARIRGPEYLSQMWQFICDPLIKAIGTEPDTDVLSEIMNSFAKSIEVMGDGCLNDEHLEELGEILKAKLEGHFKNQELRQVKRQEENYDQQVEMSLQDEDECDVYILTKVSDILHSLFSTYKEKILPWFEQLLPLIVNLICSNRPWPDRQWGLCIFDDIIEHCSPTSFKYVEHFRWPMLLNMRDNNPEVRQAAAYGLGVMAQFGGDDYRSLCSEAVPLLVKVIKCANSKTKKNVIATENCISAVGKILRFKPNCVNVDEVLPHWLSWLPLHEDKEEAIQTLSFLCDLIESNHPVVLGPNNSNLPKIISIIAEGKINETINYEEPCAKRLANVVRQVQTSEELWLECISQLDNEQQEALEELLNFA